Proteins from a single region of Ischnura elegans chromosome 2, ioIscEleg1.1, whole genome shotgun sequence:
- the LOC124173981 gene encoding uncharacterized protein LOC124173981, translated as MADADQLAKLQAQIAGLQQQLAAHQTNHSQQLALLQEQHQQALQQQQQQTTLSSQQASPSPSSYGVDTAAVYRVTPKLPPFWPAQPEIWFAQVEAQFSLANITSDKTKYDYVVGNLDHRFASEISDLIVNPPAENRYLTLKNLLIQRVSPSEDQRVRQLLTAEELGDTKPSQLLRRMRSLISTTLVEDSFLRTLWLQRLPANAQAILQTQVTSMPLDELANMADRIVAVAPPPTAPAIHAVRHTNDVSSLAQRVEKLSKQLEDIQAHLKKPPYSRTWSRSLPAPRPAQPEMCYYHRKFGAEARRCIQPCTANAVNPVNSNSDS; from the coding sequence ATGGCAGACGCAGATCAACTCGCCAAACTGCAGGCTCAAATCGCGGGACTCCAGCAGCAACTCGCCGCACACCAAACGAACCACAGCCAACAGCTAGCGCTCCTTCAAGAACAGCACCAGCAGGCtctgcagcaacaacagcagcaaacAACGCTGTCATCGCAGCAAGCCTCACCGTCTCCATCATCCTACGGCGTCGACACTGCTGCCGTCTACCGCGTCACTCCGAAACTGCCTCCTTTCTGGCCAGCACAGCCTGAAATATGGTTCGCCCAAGTCGAAGCACAATTTTCTTTGGCCAACATCACCTCGGACAAGACTAAATACGATTACGTCGTGGGAAACCTAGACCATCGTTTTGCCAGTGAAATAAGCGATCTTATCGTGAATCCTCCGGCCGAGAATCGTTACCTAACGCTGAAAAACCTATTGATACAGCGCGTCTCTCCCTCCGAGGATCAACGGGTGCGGCAACTCCTCACAGCAGAAGAGCTCGGTGATACCAAGCCTTCGCAACTATTACGACGCATGCGGTCTCTCATCAGCACCACCCTTGTGGAGGATTCTTTCCTCCGCACATTATGGTTGCAACGTCTTCCGGCCAACGCTCAAGCCATCCTGCAAACGCAAGTTACTTCAATGCCTCTTGATGAACTTGCAAATATGGCCGACCGCATCGTCGCCGTGGCTCCGCCTCCAACTGCACCCGCCATCCATGCAGTACGCCATACCAACGATGTTTCGTCATTGGCCCAACGGGTTGAGAAACTCTCAAAGCAGCTCGAAGATATACAAGCTCATCTGAAAAAACCTCCGTACTCACGGACTTGGAGCAGATCTCTACCCGCGCCGCGCCCCGCTCAGCCTGAGATGTGTTACTACCATCGCAAATTTGGAGCCGAAGCCAGACGTTGCATCCAGCCATGCACCGCAAATGCAGTGAATCCGGTAAACTCCAACAGCGACTCGTAA